The Bos indicus x Bos taurus breed Angus x Brahman F1 hybrid chromosome 10, Bos_hybrid_MaternalHap_v2.0, whole genome shotgun sequence genome has a segment encoding these proteins:
- the TINF2 gene encoding TERF1-interacting nuclear factor 2 isoform X3, whose amino-acid sequence MGLKAKLVVDLILQGRPWAQVLNALHHHFPESGPVVRDPKITKQDLRKISEAQETFCQQVKQLAEAPVDLASKLQELEQEYGETFMAAMEKLFFEYLCQLEKALPTLQAQQLQDVLSWMQPGVSITSSFVLSQYGVDMGWPLPEYSATDSVNTTEPSEQSPPQQPRPALHDPLPKASPGPLLPQGPASRKHPEPLTGHHFNLAPLGRRRIQPQWAPTSRGHKERPTVMLLPFRDVGSPAQVTSKPGKSKDGTHTADAAGAVGTRAPSTGKSKSPSETLGGRALKENPTDSSASEQKENCHMDCHMEPLRLSLSPPRKSVCPPSLYSSDITIGDLVLDSDEEEDGQRERRDPPYVPSLPKALATSPGQLQPPSCKVRSTVKRQHGCPKPSRRSQRPSSMLTGTQEP is encoded by the exons ACAAAGCAGGATCTGAGGAAGATATCGGAGGCTCAGGAAACCTTTTGCCAGCAGGTGAAGCAGCTGGCAGAAGCCCCTGTTGATTTGGCCTCGAAGCTGCAG GAACTTGAACAAGAGTATGGGGAAACTTTTATGGCAGCCATGGAAAAGctgttttttgaatatttgtgTCAGCTGGAAAAAGCACTGCCTACGCTGCAGGCACAGCAG CTTCAGGATGTGCTGAGCTGGATGCAGCCTGGAGTTTCTATTACTTCTTCTTTTGTCTTGAGCCAATATGGTGTGGACATGGGGTGGCCACTTCCAG agtACTCTGCTACTGATTCAGTGAACACGACAGAGCCCTCAGAGCAGAGTCCTCCTCAGCAACCAAGACCAGCACTCCACGACCCTCTGCCAAAAGCCTCTCCTGGCCCACTGCTTCCTCAGGGACCAGCCTCGAGGAAGCATCCGGAACCTCTGACAGGCCACCATTTCAATCTGGCCCCTCTAGGCCGGCGAAGAATCCAGCCCCAGTGGGCACCCACTAGCAGAGGCCATAAGGAGCGCCCCACAGTCATGCTGCTCCCCTTCAGGGACGTGGGTTCACCAGCCCAGGTCACATCTAAGCCTGGGAAGAGCAAAGATGGCACACATACAGCAGATGCAGCCGGTGCTGTGGGCACCAGAGCACCCTCGACCGGGAAGTCTAAGAGTCCATCTGAGACCCTGGGAGGAAGAGCTCTGAAGGAGAATCCAACTGACTCATCTGCGTCGGAGCAAAAGGA GAACTGCCACATGGACTGCCACATGGAACCACTTAGACTGTCATTATCACCTCCTAGGAAGTCAG TGTGTCCTCCATCTCTGTACAGCTCTGACATTACCATAGGGGACCTGGTTTTGGACTCTGACGAGGAAGAAGATGGCCAGAGGGAAAGAAGA GATCCTCCTTACGTGCCCTCCTTACCGAAAGCCTTGGCCACATCCCCAGGACAGCTGCAGCCTCCATCCTGCAAAGTAAGGAGCACTGTGAAGAGACAGCATGGATGCCCCAAGCCCTCTAGGAGGTCCCAGCGGCCCAGCTCAATGCTGACAGGGACCCAGGAACCCTAA